A window from Mixophyes fleayi isolate aMixFle1 chromosome 12, aMixFle1.hap1, whole genome shotgun sequence encodes these proteins:
- the LOC142109349 gene encoding acyl-coenzyme A thioesterase 1-like produces MIKAAVPSVLRLIGIRYCGSMSGVSLQLSPDRCLFDEPLRLRVSGLSPGQDVSLQTALTDEGGEIFSSLGRYRAGSSGELDLTRSPALEGGSFTGIEPDGPLWALEPRTPLRRLVKKNVQSPIQLRFSLYQDHEPPGPLLASAAQERSFMGEGVTRVPVREGTVRGSLFLPPGLGPFPAIIDLYGTGGGLMEHRASLLASRGFLTMALAYFDYDDLPNNLGGLHLNYFREAVELLMHHPKVNKQGIGVIGLSKGADLAITMASFLPEIKAVVSVSGCNANSFAPIPCDGFVLPCLGFNAEKIKFTEAGEFDFSESMDDPMDPAFEESLIPAERSSAAFLLLSGLDDKNWPSASYSKQLVARLTEHKKDVEAYYYPGAGHLLEPPYFPLCKASNHKLLGMPMLWGGQLRGHAKAQEDVWKKIQTFFSQHLKHNTMQSHL; encoded by the exons ATGATCAAGGCCGCTGTTCCCTCTGTATTAAGGCTGATCGGGATCCGGTACTGCGGCTCCATGTCCGGCGTGTCTCTGCAGCTGTCCCCGGACCGCTGCCTCTTTGATGAGCCCCTACGGCTCAGGGTGTCCGGTCTGAGCCCCGGGCAGGACGTCAGCCTCCAGACCGCTCTGACCGATGAAGGAGGGGAGATCTTCTCCTCCCTGGGCCGCTACAGAGCCGGGAGCAGCGGGGAGCTGGATCTGACCCGGAGCCCGGCGCTGGAGGGCGGCAGCTTCACTGGGATAGAACCCGATGGGCCCCTGTGGGCCCTGGAGCCCCGGACTCCCCTTAGGAGACTAGTGAAGAAAAATGTGCAGAGTCCGATCCAGCTGCGCTTCTCCCTGTACCAGGACCACGAACCGCCCGGACCGCTCCTAGCCTCGGCTGCCCAGGAGAGGAGCTTCATGGGGGAAGGGGTCACCCGGGTACCGGTGCGAGAAGGGACAGTGAGGGGCAGCCTCTTTCTCCCACCCG GACTTGGCCCATTTCCTGCCATCATTGACCTTTATGGAACAGGTGGAGGTCTCATGGAGCACAGAGCCAGTCTGCTAGCCAGTCGTGGCTTCCTAACGATGGCACTGGCATATTTTGATTATGATGACCTCCCAAACAACCTTGGTGGGCTTCATTTGAATTATTTTAGGGAAGCTGTAGAGCTCCTAATGCATCACCCAAAG GTAAACAAACAAGGAATTGGGGTAATAGGCCTTTCTAAAGGGGCTGATCTGGCAATCACCATGGCATCCTTCCTTCCTGAGATCAAGGCAGTTGTCAGTGTCTCCGGCTGCAATGCTAACTCTTTTGCCCCAATACCATGTGATGGTTTTGTGCTGCCGTGCCTGGGGTTCAACGCCGAGAAGATAAAGTTCACAGAAGCTGGTGAATTTGATTTTTCAGAGTCCATGGATGATCCTATGGACCCAGCATTTGAAGAGTCTCTTATTCCAGCTGAAAGGTCTTCTGCTGCCTTCCTGCTTTTATCTGGACTAGACGACAAGAACTGGCCCAGTGCATCCTATAGTAAGCAGCTGGTTGCACGTCTCACAGAGCACAAGAAGGATGTAGAAGCTTATTACTATCCAGGTGCTGGTCATCTTTTGGAACCTCCTTATTTTCCTCTGTGTAAGGCTTCTAACCACAAGCTACTGGGTATGCCAATGTTGTGGGGAGGACAACTTAGAGGGCACGCCAAAGCACAGGAGGACGTGTGGAAAAAGATCCAAACTTTTTTCTCACAGCACCTAAAACATAATACCATGCAGAGCCACTTGTAG